A window of Bacteroidota bacterium genomic DNA:
GAATTTATTTAGGATTTGGTAATTGGAATTTGGAATTTTTTGAAAAAGATGTCATCACTGAATACCTTTATCCAGTTTATTCAGTGCAAAGGCATAAGCGCCTATCGACACTGCACGGCTGGTGCCCAGGCGCCGGAATCCTACTCCTATGCGTTTCGCCGGATCATATCTAATCCTCTTTTTACTGAAGGGCACCTGTATCTCACGCGTGTCGCCTTTAAGGAAAAGTTCCAGCTCTTTAGGATCTTCCAGGTTGAAGGCTTTGATTTCCATGCGTGGCAGGGATTTGCCCTGTGCTGTATCAAAGGCTGCATTCATCTCCTCGACGAGGCACGACAGGAATAGGGGATAAGCCTTTGAAAGTCCGCCGCCTATGACCACCAGCCCGTCGAAAAGGGTAATGGCATTGGCGAAGGAATCACCGGCAACAATGGCCAGTTCCTCAAAGGCTTTCTCCGCTGCCTGCCGGTTGCCCGGTTTCAGTCCCATGCCTATTTCATAGATATCCTTTGGTGAAAGACTGGAATGATCACCTGACTCCCTGGCATAGACACGTTGCACACCGCGAATGCTGGTGCTTTCCTCCACGCTGAAATTATTATATAGCCTGTTTCGCATGCGGTTGAGCTCGCCCTGTGCCGAGTTGTCACCGGTGAAGAGTTCACCTTTTGAAACAATGCCACCGCCGAAGCCTGTCCCAAATGTCGCACCGAAAAGATTATGATAATATTTAGGACTGCCACGCTGAACAAGCAGGTCATTGATATATGGCAATAAACCTGCGAGAGCTTCGCCATACGTAAAGAGGTCACCATCGTTATTGATAAATACCGGTATGCCGAATTGTTCCTGCAGGGCGGGACCAAGGGCAACACCACCACGGAAGGTGGGCAGGTTCTCCAGGTCGCCGATGATGCCTGACTCATATTCAGCAGGTCCCGGAAATGCAAAACTGATGGCCACAGGTCTCTCCTTAAGCTGGTTGCTGACTTGGCTAAAACCGTCAATAATGGTCTTAATCACTTTTTCAAGAGTGTCGTGTCGCGATGGAAGGATGATGGAAGAGAGAATCTCGCTCTCGCCTTGAACTGCATTGAAAACCAAATTTGTACCACCGGCGTCAAGAGTCATGACGATGCGGTTATCGTGGCTGAAATGTCCCATAGTTAAATTAAAAATCAAAAATTAAATATCAAAAACACAGATCAAATATATAAAAGCAACAAGCTTCAAGCTACAAGCTCGTGGCTTTTTTATTCATCAATGTGCGTCAAGCCAGTTGTCGCCTGTCTTCATTTCTACATCTATCTGTACCCGCATGGGTATAGCGGTGGTCATTTTTTCACGGATGACTGGCATGATGATGTTGGCTTCATCCTTTGGCATATCGAAGACCAATTCGTCATGGACCTGAAGTATCATCTTTGTCCTGAGCCCGCGTTTCTGCAATTCATTAAAGATGCTGATCATGGCAATTTTAATCATATCGGCTGCTGAGCCCTGTATAGGGGCGTTGATGGCATTTCGTTCGGCGAAGCCCCTGACCACGGCATTGCCTGATGTGATGTCGCGTATATATCGCCTCCGTTTCATGATCGTTTCTACATATCCGTTAGCGCGGGCAAAGGCAATGGTGTCATCCATATATTGTTTTATTCGCGGATACTGGGTAAAATACTGGGCAATGATGTCGGCAGATTCTTTCCGCGGGATATTCAATCGTTCCGACAGGCCGAAGGCGGAAATGCCATAGATGATGCCGAAGTTCACGGTTTTAGCCTTACGGCGCATGTCACCATTGACTTCGCTGAGGGGCACGCCAAATACCCTGGCAGCTGTGGCAGCATGTATGTCGAGCCCCTGGCGGAAGGCTTCGATCATACCTTCATCACCGCTCATTTCGGCGATGATGCGCAGTTCTATCTGGGAATAGTCCACAGATAAAAGGGTATAATCGCTATTTCTGGGAACAAAAGCCTTACGTATTTCCCGCCCTTTCTCGGTCCGCACTGGGATGTTCTGCATGTTGGGATTGTTGGAGCTCAGCCGCCCTGTTGCCGCCACTGCCTGGTTGAAAGAGGAGTGGATACGTCCTGTACGTGGGTTGGCAAGTGCCGGCAAAACATCCACATAGGTCGATTTCAGTTTCGTGAGTGAACGATAGTCAAGGATATTCTGAATGATCGGATGCCTGTACGACATTTTTTGCAGCACATCTTCACTGGTTGAATATTGTTTTGTTTTGGTCAGCTTCGGATTGCCCGATATCTGAAGCTTTTCATAGAGCACTTCACCCAGTTGTTTCGGCGAGGAGATGTTAAATTCCATGCCTGCCTGCTCATGAATGATCCTCTCCAGATCCTTAATCTGATCCCTGAGCTGAACAGAGTATTCGGTGAGCACATTGGGATCGATGTTAATTCCTTCAGCTTCCATGGCTGCCAGCACCGGCACAAGGGGCATCTCAATTGTGTCGAAAAGCTCACGGGTATTGGCTTCCTGCATCATGGGTTCAAACACATATTTGAGCTGAAGCGTGACGTCGGCATCCTCGGCCGAATAGTCTTTTACCGTTTCAATATCAATAACCCGCATGCTGAGCTGCCCCTCACTCTTTTTTCCTATCAGGCTTTCAATGGGAACCGGTTTATAGTTGAGGTATGTCTCCGAAAGGAAGTCCATGTTATGACGCAAGTCGGGCTGAATGACATAATGCGCCAGCATGGTGTCGAATAACTTACCTTTTACTTCCATGTCATACCATTTCAGGATGGAAATATCAAACTTCAGGTTTTGCCCGATTTTTTCAATGGACGGATCTTCAAACACGCATCTGAATTCATTAACCACCTGGCAGGCTTCGTGGTAGTTGCCGGGGATGGTCACATACCAGGCTTCATGAGGCTTGAAGGAAAAAGAGATGCCGATGAGTTCCGAGTTATTCGGATCCAGCCCCGTTGTTTCAGTGTCAAAACATACCGAGGACTGTTGTATGAGATCAGTGATCAGGTTTTGCCTCGTTTCAGGAGTATCGGCGAGGACATACCGGTGAGGTGTCGTGACGATGGTATTCTTCTCAAGGGAAGGCAGGGTTTTTTCAGTTATTTCATGCACATCGGCAAAAAGTTCCTCCTTTTGTGTGGGTGCCTCTGCTGTTTCATCAGTGACCTTCAATGACAGGTCGGTAAAAACCCTGTTGGCAAATGTCCGGAATTCAAGTTCATAGAAAATCTCTTTAAGAGCTGTGATATCCGGATTGGATAATCTCAGGTGTTCTTCATCGAAGTTGATGGGAACATCAAGGATAATGGTGGCCATTTTTTTTGAGAAAAGTGCCTGTTCGGCGTGGTTCTCGACGATTTCCCTGAGGCGGCCTTTCATCTTGTCCCTATTTTTCAGGACATTTTCGACGGAACCAAATTCTTCAACAAGTTTTTTTGCCGTGACTTCGCCGACGTTAGGCAGGCCGGGAATATTATCCGATGCGTCGCCCATCAGTCCGAGGATGTCGATAACCTGTTCAGGACGCCGGATATTGTATTTTTCACAGATCTCCTTCACGCCCAATATTTCGGGCTTATCGCCCATTCGACCGGGTTTATATATAAAGCTTTTATCCGTGACCAGCTGACCAAAGTCCTTATCCGGGGTCATCATATAGGTGATAAATCCGTTTCTTTCAGCTTTTTTGGCGATTGTGCCGATAATATCATCAGCTTCATAACCGGCGACAATGAGAACAGGAATGTTGAATGCATCCAGGAGACGCCGGATATATGGTAACGAAGTGCCGATATCTTCAGGCATTTCCTGCCTGTGCGCTTTATATTCGGCAAACTCTTCATGCCTGACAGTGGGTACCCGTGAGTCAAAGGCAACACCCAGGTGTGTAGGTTTCTCATTTTTAATCACATCCCACAGGCTGTTGGCGAAACCATAAATGGCGGAAGTGTTAAGGCCAAATGATGTCATCCGCGGTGACTTGCTGAGGGCAAAATAGGCCCTGTAGATAAGGGCCATGGCATCAAGGAGGAAAAGCTTTTTTTGCTGTGACATACAACTGATAATAAACCTGTTACAAATATATACAAGAAAATGTCCCTATTTAGTCGATCATAATCTCATCAGCAAATATCCATGCCTTTTCTCCGGCACCTGGATGCCATTTGGGACAAACACCCATGTTCCTGGCCAGAATTTTCACATACCGCGCTTTTACCGGCTTGAACTCGGCTGTGAAGTCTTTGATAATCGGCTTTTCCTCTGCCGGAGAGATGTTATTTACAATTGTCGCAAGCGGATTAAACTGATTTCCATTCATTGAACTTAAATACTCGACGGAGACAGGAAGAAAGATCCAGCCAGCAGCCATCATTGAAATAATCAGAACCTCTGATACCGTCAAAGAGAGTGCGGTCTCCGTCGCCCGGGTACTTATGACTGTATGGTTCGGTATAAATCACCTTTTTCCCGATACCTTCATGAAGGACAAGCGTTTTTTCAGACAGTCCTCCAAGGAGAGTATCATTTTGAAAGATTCCTGCTTTGACGGTCGTATTGGCTATTACATTGACCGGTTCGCCGTAAATTTTGGATTTCAGATCCGGATCCTTGCCATTGATTGTATAGCGTATGACAGGTTTATAGATCTCTGATTCGAAGAGAATATGCATGCTGCTTTTCAGGGTGTCGAAGCGTGTTTTCATACCAATTTTAAAAGATCCCCTGCAATAGTTTACATTTAGCATGTTGAACCGTATAAATTGTTGTTGCAGGCGTTCATTAAAGTCGTCCCAGTTGCGTGATGCTTTATCTGACCATACCACTTCGGCCAGGGCTGTCATTCTGGGGACAGCCATATATTCAGCATGTTCTGGTGTGACAATATATTCCGTCCAGACATTACCCTGGGCGCCAAGGACATGGGCTGCCTCTTCACCGTTTAATTCCGGCGGCGTCGGCTCAAAAGAATATACTTTTTTGAGTGTTGTGTTACCTCCGATGGCTTTAGGCTGGGTTTCAGGATCACCCTGGTAGTAGTCGAAATAACAATACGATACAGGGCACATGATCACATCATGCTGCATCTTTGCAGCCTCAATGCCACCTTCAAAACCACGCCATGACATCACCGTTGCTTCCGGTGCCAGTCCACCTTCCAGAATCTCATCCCAGCCTATCATCTTTTTGCCTTTGGCATTGATGAATGCTTCTATTCGTTTGATGAAGTAACTCTGGAGTTCTTTTTCATCCTTAAGTCCTTCTTCTCTTATTCTTTTCTGACATTTCGGACATACCTTCCAGAGGGTCTTATCAGCTTCATCACCGCCTATATGGATGTATTCTGATGGAAATAATGCGAAGACCTCAGTAAGGACATCTTCGAGGAATGTGAATACCTGTTCATTGCCGGCGCAGAAAATATCGATGTTAGGCCAGTAGGAGCCCGGGAAAACGGTTAGTTTCTCTCCTCTGCATGACAGCTCGGGGTATGCGGCAAACACCTCCGATGTGTGGCCTGGCATTTCTATCTCAGGCACCACTGTCACATAACGTTTTTTTGCATAATCAACAATCTCTTTGATATCATCCTGGGTATAGAAACCTCCATAGGTAGCTTCTTCACCCTCTTTTTGCAGCTCGCGTTCATTCCAGGGTTTATCTTCCCTGTCGACACGCCAGGCTGAAATATCTGTCAACTTTGGATATTTTTTTATTTCGATGCGCCAGCCATTGTCATCGGTCAGATGCCAGTGAAAGACGTTCATTTTATGCATAGCGATGAGGTCAATGTATTTTTTTATGAATTCCTTTGGGAAGAAATGCCTGGAAACATCCAGGTGCATGCCCCGCCATGCATATCGTGGCTTATCGGTGATCTTCACACACGGTACTGTCCATGAAATAGCCGGAGTGACCAGTTCCTTGCTGTAAATTTGACAAGGTAATAACTGAAGAATGCTCTGCATACCATAAAATATTCCGGCCGGATCGTCAGCAGTGACTTCAATGTGGTTTTCATCCACCGCAAGAGCATAGCCTTCTTTTCCAAGTGTGTTAACAGAAGGATGATTAAGCCTGAAGACGATGGCATTTGTCGCTGGTATAGAGATCATGTTCCTGAGCACCGGATTAAATCCCGTTGAGGTTTGTATGATAAGCTGCGCCATGCCGGCTATTTGAGAGACCTCCTCATTACCCGGTTCAGCCAGGATTACCGTACTGTCGTTAAGAGTAAATACTCCCTCTGATGTTTCTATGCTCATGGGTTTTGGAATGATGCTGATATCAGGAGATTCTAATCCATGCTTTTGCCGGCACGACCAACCGGTAAGCATGACTATCATGATCAATAAAAGTTGAAGGAATGGCTTTTTCATTTTATTTAGTTGTAATAGGATATGATTTCATCCTAAGCTTTACTTCAGTCCTTTTGTGTCATAAATTAATTTACTCACTTTTTCCGGGTCTTCATTTCCGGTCAGGGGTCTCATCCGATAGCTGAACGAATAATGCTGTGATGGCAGCTGGTATTGGGGAAGCGGTTTGGCACCCCAGCTGTCAATACCACCTACTCCCTGTTGTTTAAAGTCGATGTTAACATCGACAAAATCGCGGGGGACCAAGTCAATGGTATGGCGGTAGTTCTGTTTTGTGCCCTGGTCCAGATCTTCAATAGAATAAGGAAGGGCTGACATGCTGAAAAATGGCAATCCTGCGATCAGCAATCCCTGCCCCTGCTGGTTTGTCAGAGCCACCCAGCGGACATCTGTCTTATAACCGTTTTCCTGAGGCCGGATATATGGGAAATACTGATCCATCACAGTGCTTGTATATTGTCCGACAAATGCCGATGTATTTCTGTCACAATAGTTTTCATGAGGCCCCCTTCCGTACCATTTCATGTTCCCGAATTGCGCCGGTATTTTCATACGCATACCAAAACGTGGCATTTCCGGAAGTTTGCTGCCCGCTACCGGATTAATTTCTTCGAGAACATATACATCGCCTGTTGCAAGGACAATATATCTTGCGTGGCATGTGGCACCTGAAGCAGGCAGCTTGTATAGTACCTCGATCCATATCTCTCCCTTGCTGATTTTTTTTATGTCAAACGCCTGAACTTTACGGGTATAGCTATCCTGTTTCCAGATAGCACAACGTTTTTCCATCTGATTGCCAAAGTCATTATCTGTTGGGGCACGCCAGAAATTAGGTAGTGAACCCTGCTTTATAAGTTCGGTTTCGTTATATAACCATGAGCTGATGGTGCCTGTCTTTCGATCAAATATGATCCGGAACTGATTGCCCCTGATCGTTGGATTATCCCCTTTTTCTTCCAGTTGCAGAGTTAGAGATTCAGGCACAGTGTACTTATTGAAATCAGAATAATAGGGCATTCTGATCTGTTCGGAGGCTACCTCAAATCCCTTTGGTATAAAGGGTTTATCATCTCTGGCTGTCACTGAAAAATTAATGAAATATTCTTCTCCAATTACAGACTGGATCGGAGGTAATGGAATTGTGAAAAGCTTGCTGGTATGGGGTGCCACATCGGGTCTCTCAATGATGCCCTGACCGATGATTTCGCCGTCTTTTGCGAGCTGCCAGTTAATATTAAAAGTGTCAAGGTTGATAAAATCGTATTTGTTGGTCACCTTAATTTTACCGTTCATCAGGTCGATGTTTGTGAAACCAACATACTGGTACACTTTTTTTACTTCCTTCAAACCCGGATGAGGGGTCCTGTCGGCAGAAACCAGCCCATTGCAGCAGAAATTGCCATCCGTCGGCACCTCATGAGCGCCAAAGTCACCGCCATAACCATAATATTCACGTCCCCGGTCATCTTTTTTCAGTAGTCCTTCATCAACCCAATCCCAGATGCACCCTCCCTGAAGCTGCTTATTGGATTCGATCACATTCCAGTAATCGGAAATATTTCCTGTGCTGTTACCCATTGAATGGTCATATTCGCACATGATGAGAGGTCGTAACTGATACTTTGATGCATAATCAATAAGTTCCTGGATTTGAGGATACATCGGACAGTAAATATCGGTATTTGACCCGAGCTCTGCCCGTTCATAATGCACCGGACGGGATGGATCGCGGTAGTGTATCCACTTATAGCAGGTGTCGAAATTCACACCGTCGCCGGCTTCATTGCCCATCGACCAGATGATAACAGAAGGATGATTTTTATCACGCTCCACCATCCTTTGTATGCGGTCAAGGTGGGCTTTCATGAACAGAGGATTGTTACCCAGCGTTTTATTAGAATCATAGCCCATTCCATGAGATTCAATGTTGGCTTCGTCAATCAGATATAGGCCATATTGATCACACAGCTCATACCATCGTGGATCATTCGGATAATGGCATGTCCTCACGGTATTGATGTTATTCTGTTTCATCATTTGAATGTCCTTGAGCATAGATTCTTCCGAGATCACATGGCCTGTAAGAGGATCATGCTCATGCCGGTTCACTCCTTTGATGCGTATAGCCACACCGTTTATCAGCAGCTGGCCATTTTTAATCTCGGATGTTCTGAATCCAACTTTGCAGCTTAATGATTCAAGGACTTCGTGTGAATTGCGAAATGTCAGAACAAGAGTATATAAATCAGGTGTTTCGGCCGTCCATTTTTTCGGATTGAACAGCGTTGTTTCAAAATGAAATGGAAATGTTTTTAAGGTATCAAAACGTATCTTATCCTCAAAGGCTAAAAAAGGTTCATCTGACGGATTATCGTATAATTTGCCTTCAATATAAAAGATTTCCTCTGAATTTCCCGAGTAATTAACGAGTTCGGCTTTCAGATCAAAATGGCCATCCTTATAATTGTCTGTCAGATCAGAAAGGATAAAGAAATCACGAATATGTGTCTGTGGTATGGCATATAGAAAAACATCGCGTTCTATTCCGCTGATGCGCCAGAAGTCCTGGCATTCAAGGTATGAACCGTCGGAATAACGGTAAACCTGAACAGCGAGGAGATTCTCTCCCGGTTTCAGATACTTGGTGATATTGAATTCTGCAGGCAGTTTGCTGCCTTTGCTTAATCCGACATATTCACCATTAAGCCAGACATACATCGCCGACTTTACATCCCCGAAGTGCAGGATGACCTGACGGTCATTCCAGCTATCAGGGATAGAAAAGGTCGTTCTGTATGATCCAACCGGATTATTATCATGCGGAACATAGGGCGGTTGCGGGGTAAGGCTAAACTCGTAATCACTGTTCACATAGATGGGAACACCATACCCCTGAAGCTCCCAATTTGAGGGAACGGCAATTTCTTTCCAGTTTTTTTCCTTAAAATCGGGCATATAGAAATCCGACGGTCTCCTTGAAGGATTCTCAACCCAGTTGAATTTCCATAATCCATTGAGAGATTTATAATAGGGCGATGCCGCCCGGTTGCCGGCAAGAGCAGAAGCTTCATCTGCAAAAGGTAACAGCGTGCAATGCGGGGGTTCTTTATTGATGCCAACAATTTCAGGATTCTCCATCTCAGCCGGAAAGTGCTGAGAATAGGATGACCATGCAACAAAAAACAAAAAAATAATCCCCGGGATTTTTTTAATCATAATCATTCAATATAAAATTTTTCTAATATAAGCCCTATTTATATTGGCTTATCAGTGTCACAAAAGGCAAAAGTAACACAATTTTCTTATGCGCCTCAAGCCGCAGTTATATTCTGAAGGCAATTATTTATTGCAGACAGACAGGTGAGCTGCTTGCTGAATTTTCTGATCCTTTTACTATCGTTGACAGATATTTCATATTCTGATATATCCAGGCTTCCCATTTTCACTTCAGGATTCTGGAAGATCATTCAGCTTTCTGTCTTATTGCGAAAAGAGATTTGATTTTCAATGGTTTTTGTGATAATAGCCTTTTACTATAACCCTTGCTTGTTATTAGTATACTTCGAAATCAACCGATTCCTGAGATCGTGGTACATCCTGACTGTTTTCTCCATGCAATCCTGTGTGTAATTGGTAAGATACTCCTTCACCTTGGCAGGATCTTCATTATACAGCTTCAGCGCTTCCTGTTCTATACCGGCTTGGTCGCCAAAGAATGTCTGTTCAAGCGGATCCCTCACAGCCTTCAGATCATTGATGGCCTCCTGCCATTTCAGGTAAAGCAGGTTATCGACAAAATCGATGGCCCATCGCGCAGAGCCTTCATCAAATTGATCAGGATTATAGGTCATATATAGGGGGGATATTTTTAGTACACCGGTATATATGGGGACATAGTTGCTGATATATGGGTTATCGAGATAAATCCAATATACACCGCCTATGGCGTCAGGAAGCCAGCTGCGTAATTGCGCCACCATACCGTAGCCGGTGCGGGGTACCATTCGGTGGTAGGTGATATTCAATAATTCACGCATGTCCCTGGTTGGAAATGGGGTTGCCAGCGCACTGCGTTTCATGCCTCCCTGTGCGTCGGGAATATACCAGTTGGGATCGGCTGTCATGTCGTATATCGTTCCCTCAAATAGCGAACGCTGAAAAGCGATGACATCCTGAACGGAGAGTTTCTTTTCGGGTTTGACAGAGAAAGGATAAATCGATAAAGGTTCCACATATTGTACATAGGGTCGCTGACCATCGAAAGGGGTTTTAAGAGACCTGTCAGGCCATTTGTAATAGTTGGGAGCATAGGTTTTAAAGAACAGCCAGAACCGGCTTGTAGCCCATTCACGTGGCAGGGGAGAATATACATCTTGCCAGATGAAGGGTTTGGTTCCTTTTGGATCGTACCATCCGAAGTCTATAGCTATCTGCATGTAATTTTTTGAGGCCATGAAAAAGTCCGATCTGCTCAGGTCGATTTCCTTGATGATGCTCCAGTTGGGAACGATAGCGATGTGGTCGTCGGGTACACGCTGTGCAGCCCAGATAGCACCTGGTTTACCGTAACCGGGTTCCCAGCCAGGTCCGACGCTGAAGATCTCCATCACCCAGGCTTCATGGGGATCGGCAATACACAAGGCTTCCGGCTCAGGTCCGCACGATGGCAGGAACCCATATTCTTCAACAAGCGATGCTATCAGCCTGATGGCTTCCCGTGCTGTCTTGCAGCGCTGCAAAGCAAAAACCATGACCTGCTCAATGGTCATAATCTGTTTTCCGTTCTCACGTGACACTTTCAGTTCATCTTTCTGGCTCATTGTGGTCTCACCGATCGCCAGCTGATACTCATTGATGTGTGAATACCCGGAATGAAAATAGGTGTATGTTCTTTCCACCTGGGGAATATAACCAATGATCTCACCATACTGGTCCAGCGGATTTTTAACATCCTGTATGCCCCAATAAACCGGAGCCATCGATCCTTTTGGGAAAGTCTGTCCTGGAATAACCCTCACCCGGCAGTCAGGAGCTGCCTCTGTATGTGAGGTGATGACCGAGCCATCGGCCGAAGCATTTTTACCGACAATAATATCGGTGCAGGCAAGGGCGGAATGAAGAATGAAAGAGTAAAAATGAAGAATGTTCTCATAATTATCTTAATTTTAACCATAGATGGACACAGAAGTATGAATGGGCTGAAAAATTATAATTTCAACTCCATGTTCAGCCATTGCTCCAATGTTTTTTTAACAAGCTGTTTCTGTTGTTCAGGCAGGTTGCCGATTCTTGAGGAGTGGGCTCCACCCGGCCTTACCACCTTGATCACATTATTATCTCCCGACACCTGAACAGATGTAGATGACCATGGATCATATTCACCATAAATGAACATCATATTTTTTGCCTTATGCCTGACAAACTGATCTACCTCTTCCATGGGAACTGGATTATATACACATTGAGTTCCTTTCGGGCAGGTGAAGGTGAAAGTCGGATTATCCAGAAATTTGATGAGATTACCAAAAGGCCGGGTATCATAACCATAGAAGCCAATTTCAGTAAGAGCCTGATAATAGAATGGTTCATAACGTTTTATTCCCTGGTCGGAAACCCAGTCGATACCTGCTACTTCATTTACGTGATTCATGACCTGCTCCGTCGTTGCATCCGGTCCGGGTATGGAGTCACAGCTCCACCCTCCCCACTGCCAGAAGGCAAAAGCATATTCCATGGCCGTTATTTCATAGGCTTTTTCCTCACCAATGGAATAGACCAGCTTTTGTTCCTTTGCCATATCAAGAAATTTTGGGAAATATTGGTCTCTTCTTTCAAGAAGCTGTTTCTGAAAGTCAAATATCCTGGCCCTGCATAATGAGTCACCCACATTCTGCATGAAGGGAGACACCCTGGAATCGGCAATGGAGAAATTCAGAGGACACACATAACCGACGGTCACATCCACATCTTCAGGGAAGAAGTAGCGGTGATACATGGCTGTTTGTCCTCCCTTGCTGATTCCCGTGTTGACCCATTTACCCCTATAAAGACCTTTAAACAGTTCCACTATCCTGTGATGGTCGCTGGCAGCCTGGAATATATCAAGATACTCCCACTGTAATGTATCCGGCACCGATGTTCCAAAAAAACGGTGCTCGACAACGATCTGGTTTGCGTCAAGCATGCCAGCCAGTTCATACATCATCTTTGGATGCCTGGCATAGTCAGCACCATAGCCTTCGGTCACAAAAACAACAGGCCTGTTGAAATCCCTGTGAAATAGATAGATCCGCTGGGTAAATTTTTTTCCGTCAGGATTATTGT
This region includes:
- a CDS encoding family 20 glycosylhydrolase, which gives rise to MKKPFLQLLLIMIVMLTGWSCRQKHGLESPDISIIPKPMSIETSEGVFTLNDSTVILAEPGNEEVSQIAGMAQLIIQTSTGFNPVLRNMISIPATNAIVFRLNHPSVNTLGKEGYALAVDENHIEVTADDPAGIFYGMQSILQLLPCQIYSKELVTPAISWTVPCVKITDKPRYAWRGMHLDVSRHFFPKEFIKKYIDLIAMHKMNVFHWHLTDDNGWRIEIKKYPKLTDISAWRVDREDKPWNERELQKEGEEATYGGFYTQDDIKEIVDYAKKRYVTVVPEIEMPGHTSEVFAAYPELSCRGEKLTVFPGSYWPNIDIFCAGNEQVFTFLEDVLTEVFALFPSEYIHIGGDEADKTLWKVCPKCQKRIREEGLKDEKELQSYFIKRIEAFINAKGKKMIGWDEILEGGLAPEATVMSWRGFEGGIEAAKMQHDVIMCPVSYCYFDYYQGDPETQPKAIGGNTTLKKVYSFEPTPPELNGEEAAHVLGAQGNVWTEYIVTPEHAEYMAVPRMTALAEVVWSDKASRNWDDFNERLQQQFIRFNMLNVNYCRGSFKIGMKTRFDTLKSSMHILFESEIYKPVIRYTINGKDPDLKSKIYGEPVNVIANTTVKAGIFQNDTLLGGLSEKTLVLHEGIGKKVIYTEPYSHKYPGDGDRTLFDGIRGSDYFNDGCWLDLSSCLRRVFKFNEWKSV
- a CDS encoding ROK family protein; translated protein: MGHFSHDNRIVMTLDAGGTNLVFNAVQGESEILSSIILPSRHDTLEKVIKTIIDGFSQVSNQLKERPVAISFAFPGPAEYESGIIGDLENLPTFRGGVALGPALQEQFGIPVFINNDGDLFTYGEALAGLLPYINDLLVQRGSPKYYHNLFGATFGTGFGGGIVSKGELFTGDNSAQGELNRMRNRLYNNFSVEESTSIRGVQRVYARESGDHSSLSPKDIYEIGMGLKPGNRQAAEKAFEELAIVAGDSFANAITLFDGLVVIGGGLSKAYPLFLSCLVEEMNAAFDTAQGKSLPRMEIKAFNLEDPKELELFLKGDTREIQVPFSKKRIRYDPAKRIGVGFRRLGTSRAVSIGAYAFALNKLDKGIQ
- the polA gene encoding DNA polymerase I produces the protein MSQQKKLFLLDAMALIYRAYFALSKSPRMTSFGLNTSAIYGFANSLWDVIKNEKPTHLGVAFDSRVPTVRHEEFAEYKAHRQEMPEDIGTSLPYIRRLLDAFNIPVLIVAGYEADDIIGTIAKKAERNGFITYMMTPDKDFGQLVTDKSFIYKPGRMGDKPEILGVKEICEKYNIRRPEQVIDILGLMGDASDNIPGLPNVGEVTAKKLVEEFGSVENVLKNRDKMKGRLREIVENHAEQALFSKKMATIILDVPINFDEEHLRLSNPDITALKEIFYELEFRTFANRVFTDLSLKVTDETAEAPTQKEELFADVHEITEKTLPSLEKNTIVTTPHRYVLADTPETRQNLITDLIQQSSVCFDTETTGLDPNNSELIGISFSFKPHEAWYVTIPGNYHEACQVVNEFRCVFEDPSIEKIGQNLKFDISILKWYDMEVKGKLFDTMLAHYVIQPDLRHNMDFLSETYLNYKPVPIESLIGKKSEGQLSMRVIDIETVKDYSAEDADVTLQLKYVFEPMMQEANTRELFDTIEMPLVPVLAAMEAEGINIDPNVLTEYSVQLRDQIKDLERIIHEQAGMEFNISSPKQLGEVLYEKLQISGNPKLTKTKQYSTSEDVLQKMSYRHPIIQNILDYRSLTKLKSTYVDVLPALANPRTGRIHSSFNQAVAATGRLSSNNPNMQNIPVRTEKGREIRKAFVPRNSDYTLLSVDYSQIELRIIAEMSGDEGMIEAFRQGLDIHAATAARVFGVPLSEVNGDMRRKAKTVNFGIIYGISAFGLSERLNIPRKESADIIAQYFTQYPRIKQYMDDTIAFARANGYVETIMKRRRYIRDITSGNAVVRGFAERNAINAPIQGSAADMIKIAMISIFNELQKRGLRTKMILQVHDELVFDMPKDEANIIMPVIREKMTTAIPMRVQIDVEMKTGDNWLDAH
- a CDS encoding DUF4981 domain-containing protein — protein: MIKKIPGIIFLFFVAWSSYSQHFPAEMENPEIVGINKEPPHCTLLPFADEASALAGNRAASPYYKSLNGLWKFNWVENPSRRPSDFYMPDFKEKNWKEIAVPSNWELQGYGVPIYVNSDYEFSLTPQPPYVPHDNNPVGSYRTTFSIPDSWNDRQVILHFGDVKSAMYVWLNGEYVGLSKGSKLPAEFNITKYLKPGENLLAVQVYRYSDGSYLECQDFWRISGIERDVFLYAIPQTHIRDFFILSDLTDNYKDGHFDLKAELVNYSGNSEEIFYIEGKLYDNPSDEPFLAFEDKIRFDTLKTFPFHFETTLFNPKKWTAETPDLYTLVLTFRNSHEVLESLSCKVGFRTSEIKNGQLLINGVAIRIKGVNRHEHDPLTGHVISEESMLKDIQMMKQNNINTVRTCHYPNDPRWYELCDQYGLYLIDEANIESHGMGYDSNKTLGNNPLFMKAHLDRIQRMVERDKNHPSVIIWSMGNEAGDGVNFDTCYKWIHYRDPSRPVHYERAELGSNTDIYCPMYPQIQELIDYASKYQLRPLIMCEYDHSMGNSTGNISDYWNVIESNKQLQGGCIWDWVDEGLLKKDDRGREYYGYGGDFGAHEVPTDGNFCCNGLVSADRTPHPGLKEVKKVYQYVGFTNIDLMNGKIKVTNKYDFINLDTFNINWQLAKDGEIIGQGIIERPDVAPHTSKLFTIPLPPIQSVIGEEYFINFSVTARDDKPFIPKGFEVASEQIRMPYYSDFNKYTVPESLTLQLEEKGDNPTIRGNQFRIIFDRKTGTISSWLYNETELIKQGSLPNFWRAPTDNDFGNQMEKRCAIWKQDSYTRKVQAFDIKKISKGEIWIEVLYKLPASGATCHARYIVLATGDVYVLEEINPVAGSKLPEMPRFGMRMKIPAQFGNMKWYGRGPHENYCDRNTSAFVGQYTSTVMDQYFPYIRPQENGYKTDVRWVALTNQQGQGLLIAGLPFFSMSALPYSIEDLDQGTKQNYRHTIDLVPRDFVDVNIDFKQQGVGGIDSWGAKPLPQYQLPSQHYSFSYRMRPLTGNEDPEKVSKLIYDTKGLK